A stretch of alpha proteobacterium HIMB59 DNA encodes these proteins:
- a CDS encoding Glucose/Sorbosone dehydrogenase (PFAM: Glucose/Sorbosone dehydrogenase), whose product MLITNLFKKFLFSFFSILFISTSALALSIHKTSVILDVPWGMTWFDENHLLITQKSGEIFKVNTQDFSQTPIKHNIPSVQYGQGGMLDIISEENNVWVTCSIEKDGKHTTAIYHAELSGDTLVNEKKIFEALPYIKSPYHFGSRLELKDDYIYASIGERGEGMIAQDPTNSIGTIIRIHKNGDIPDDNPYVENPNWLPEIYQIGVRNPQGMSLDPLSEDIFISNHGPKGGDFIGPVLAGTNYGWKQIGWGGTNYSGTKVGDGNAWEPGFLKPEFIWVPSIGVGGIKFYQGNAFPEWQNSLLVGSLKYQYLSVLHRKNNQFIEEEVIFKNEIGRVRDIEINNKGEIFLIADEIGNNLYILKP is encoded by the coding sequence ATGCTGATAACAAACTTATTTAAAAAATTTCTATTTAGTTTTTTTTCTATTCTTTTTATCAGTACATCTGCACTAGCATTATCTATTCACAAAACTTCTGTAATCCTAGATGTTCCTTGGGGCATGACTTGGTTTGATGAAAATCATTTATTGATTACCCAAAAATCTGGTGAAATTTTTAAGGTCAACACCCAAGACTTTTCCCAAACTCCTATCAAACATAACATACCCTCTGTTCAATATGGGCAGGGAGGTATGCTCGATATCATAAGTGAAGAGAATAATGTATGGGTTACTTGCTCAATTGAAAAAGATGGCAAGCATACCACTGCGATTTACCATGCAGAATTATCTGGAGATACTCTTGTAAATGAAAAAAAGATTTTCGAAGCCCTTCCTTATATTAAAAGCCCTTACCACTTTGGTTCAAGACTAGAGCTAAAAGATGACTATATCTATGCCAGTATTGGGGAAAGAGGTGAGGGGATGATTGCCCAAGATCCAACCAACTCTATAGGAACTATTATTAGAATACATAAAAATGGCGATATTCCAGATGATAATCCTTATGTAGAAAATCCTAATTGGCTACCCGAAATCTATCAAATTGGTGTGCGTAACCCTCAGGGAATGAGCTTAGATCCTTTATCGGAAGATATTTTCATTTCCAATCATGGACCTAAAGGAGGAGATTTTATTGGCCCTGTTTTAGCGGGAACAAATTATGGATGGAAACAAATCGGATGGGGCGGAACAAATTATTCTGGCACCAAAGTGGGAGATGGAAACGCTTGGGAGCCAGGCTTTTTAAAGCCTGAATTTATTTGGGTTCCCTCTATCGGCGTAGGGGGAATTAAGTTTTATCAAGGCAATGCTTTCCCAGAGTGGCAAAATTCTCTACTAGTAGGATCTTTAAAATATCAATATTTATCAGTGCTTCATCGTAAAAATAATCAGTTTATTGAAGAGGAAGTAATTTTTAAAAATGAAATTGGCAGAGTTCGCGATATTGAAATTAATAATAAAGGTGAAATATTTTTAATTGCTGATGAAATTGGTAATAATCTTTATATTTTAAAACCATAA
- a CDS encoding TPP-dependent enzyme,TPP-dependent enzyme,TPP-dependent enzyme (PFAM: Thiamine pyrophosphate enzyme, central domain; Thiamine pyrophosphate enzyme, N-terminal TPP binding domain; Thiamine pyrophosphate enzyme, C-terminal TPP binding domain), whose translation MKTIKLSCAHALFKFLIAQKTIIDGKKVPLFPGAFAIYGHGNVACLGQAMEEFQSDLPGYRGHHEQSMALSGIGYARAMRRKQIFIATSSSGPGAMNMVTAAGVALSNRLPLLLLPGDVFASRFPDPVLQQVENFNSPVENQNDAFKPVSRFFDRITRPEQILNSLPQAIQIMLDPADCGPATIAISQDVQGESFDYPEAFFEERVHEIRRIHPDPSQIKAAAEKLKSSKQPIIISGGGVLYSEAEAELSQFAKKHNIPVTATAMGIGCMTKDDPYYIGGIGGLGERSANNLSKDTDLALAIGTKLADFTTGSWANFESDNFQLVSLNTARFDTTKHLATPVIADAKVGLQQLSEALGDWKAPDSWYERSIKERAEWEAHVQKQSGPTNQEEPSYAHAVGAVYRNADPSDIVVTAAGGLVGEVVQVWKPKQINTFETEWGFSCMGYEISGALGIKMAKPDQDVVVFLGDGSYLLSNSDIYSSVLYDQKLIIIICDNGGHMVINRLQLAKGGKEYICNLRAARASNLQFVDFENHAKSMGANAETVSSTSELEAAYKRAKQSDKTYVIVIKTHGYEWLEGSAFWESPTLHDPLTEENKKALEDFNSGKDKQRKGV comes from the coding sequence ATGAAAACTATTAAACTATCTTGCGCTCATGCGCTCTTTAAATTTTTAATTGCTCAAAAAACCATCATTGATGGAAAAAAAGTTCCATTATTCCCAGGTGCCTTTGCTATTTATGGACACGGAAATGTTGCCTGTTTAGGACAGGCGATGGAAGAATTCCAGTCCGATCTTCCGGGTTACCGAGGCCACCATGAGCAAAGTATGGCCTTATCAGGTATCGGCTACGCTCGTGCAATGCGCCGTAAGCAAATCTTTATCGCTACCTCCTCTTCAGGACCGGGTGCTATGAATATGGTCACTGCTGCAGGAGTTGCACTGAGCAACCGTTTACCATTACTTTTATTGCCGGGTGATGTTTTTGCCTCTCGCTTTCCTGATCCTGTTCTTCAACAAGTTGAAAACTTTAACTCCCCTGTGGAAAATCAAAATGATGCCTTTAAACCTGTATCAAGATTTTTTGATCGAATTACACGACCCGAACAAATTTTAAATTCTCTTCCTCAAGCCATACAAATTATGCTAGACCCTGCAGATTGTGGTCCCGCGACGATTGCTATTTCTCAAGATGTCCAAGGAGAGTCTTTTGATTATCCTGAAGCTTTTTTTGAGGAGAGAGTTCACGAAATTAGAAGAATTCATCCAGACCCAAGTCAAATCAAAGCTGCCGCAGAAAAATTAAAATCATCAAAACAGCCTATTATTATCTCAGGTGGAGGAGTTTTATATTCTGAAGCAGAAGCAGAACTATCTCAATTTGCCAAAAAACATAATATCCCAGTTACGGCAACTGCTATGGGGATTGGATGTATGACGAAAGATGACCCATATTACATTGGCGGTATTGGCGGTTTAGGTGAAAGATCTGCCAATAATCTCTCTAAAGATACTGATCTCGCACTTGCTATAGGTACAAAATTAGCTGATTTTACAACTGGGTCATGGGCTAATTTTGAAAGTGATAATTTCCAATTAGTCTCATTAAATACAGCTCGTTTTGATACGACTAAACATTTAGCAACCCCAGTTATTGCAGATGCTAAAGTTGGATTACAGCAATTATCAGAAGCTCTTGGTGATTGGAAAGCGCCTGATAGTTGGTATGAACGATCAATCAAAGAGCGAGCAGAGTGGGAAGCCCATGTACAAAAACAAAGTGGCCCGACCAATCAAGAGGAACCTTCTTATGCTCATGCAGTTGGAGCTGTTTACCGTAATGCAGATCCCAGTGATATTGTTGTGACTGCAGCAGGAGGCCTTGTAGGCGAAGTTGTCCAAGTTTGGAAGCCTAAGCAAATTAACACATTTGAAACCGAGTGGGGTTTTTCTTGTATGGGTTATGAGATTAGTGGTGCTCTAGGAATAAAAATGGCTAAGCCTGATCAAGACGTTGTTGTTTTCTTAGGTGATGGTTCTTATCTTTTAAGTAATAGTGATATTTATAGTTCTGTTCTGTATGATCAAAAATTGATCATTATCATTTGCGATAATGGCGGGCACATGGTGATTAATCGTTTACAGTTAGCCAAGGGTGGTAAGGAATACATTTGTAATTTGCGTGCAGCGAGAGCCAGCAACTTGCAATTCGTTGATTTTGAAAATCATGCAAAAAGCATGGGAGCCAATGCAGAGACCGTGAGTTCCACTTCTGAGCTAGAAGCGGCTTATAAGCGAGCGAAACAATCAGATAAAACTTATGTCATTGTAATTAAAACCCACGGATATGAATGGTTGGAGGGCAGTGCGTTTTGGGAGAGCCCTACTTTGCATGATCCACTTACCGAAGAAAACAAAAAAGCATTAGAAGATTTTAATTCTGGGAAAGATAAACAAAGAAAAGGTGTTTAA
- a CDS encoding carbohydrate ABC transporter membrane protein, 1, CUT1 family (PFAM: Binding-protein-dependent transport system inner membrane component): MNFKHKFVFLLPGLIVLIGILIFPIIFTVRLSLSGWNSFNPELDFVGIKNYIRLFTDDPRFWESFFRLSFLAITTVFLQYIIGFALAHMVWKDIKFKRFFRVLFLIPMMTTPVIMTVIWRTFFHESLGPLNDFLSIFGVQPQWLSSPGLAKISIIVVEVWQWTSFMFLLMLAGLLSLPKEPFLAAAIDGASPFKKFMYVTFPLMAPISIGAIIIRLIEASKIMDTVFVLTSGGPGTATETSSFYIFIKGLREFQMGYAATMSFTYLIIMIISLTIIAKVLTKVLMKE; this comes from the coding sequence ATGAACTTTAAACACAAATTCGTTTTTTTACTTCCCGGATTAATTGTCTTGATTGGAATTTTAATTTTTCCAATCATTTTTACAGTCCGTTTAAGTTTATCAGGTTGGAATAGTTTTAATCCTGAATTAGATTTTGTTGGAATTAAAAACTACATCAGGCTTTTTACTGATGATCCAAGATTTTGGGAGTCTTTTTTCCGCTTAAGCTTTTTAGCAATCACTACAGTTTTTTTACAGTATATCATTGGCTTTGCTCTTGCCCACATGGTCTGGAAGGATATTAAATTTAAAAGATTTTTTCGTGTTTTATTTTTAATCCCGATGATGACCACTCCTGTCATCATGACTGTGATTTGGAGAACTTTTTTTCATGAGTCGTTAGGACCACTGAATGATTTTCTTAGTATCTTTGGTGTTCAACCCCAATGGTTATCAAGTCCTGGGTTAGCCAAAATATCGATTATTGTTGTAGAAGTTTGGCAGTGGACTTCATTTATGTTCTTATTGATGCTCGCTGGTCTTTTGAGTTTGCCCAAAGAACCCTTTTTGGCGGCGGCTATTGATGGCGCTAGTCCTTTTAAAAAATTTATGTATGTTACGTTTCCTTTGATGGCGCCTATTTCCATTGGAGCTATTATTATTCGTCTGATTGAAGCCTCTAAAATTATGGATACCGTCTTTGTTCTAACTAGTGGTGGTCCCGGGACAGCCACTGAAACATCAAGTTTTTATATTTTTATTAAAGGACTTAGAGAGTTTCAAATGGGATATGCTGCGACCATGTCTTTTACTTATCTTATTATTATGATTATTAGTTTGACCATTATTGCGAAAGTTTTAACGAAAGTGTTGATGAAGGAGTAA
- a CDS encoding carbohydrate ABC transporter membrane protein, 2, CUT1 family (PFAM: Binding-protein-dependent transport system inner membrane component), producing the protein MPKLYTFLKYFCVILWSCFVIAPFLWAISTSFKDFNSVTGGATYIPWLQFEPTLDGWSVLFKPGSQGGINIIGPYFNSIFVTFTASFISIVLGTLSAYALSRYTFKAGFVQNNDITFFFISQRIMPPVVLAIPFFLFLSTLGLLDSLAGLILVYIVLLMPIAVWIMVDFFNRVPKEIDETALIDGCNPFQAFFKVVLPNSIPGMIVAGLFCIIFGWIDFFFAFILTFTNVQLLPVKIVALNSSITPWWSLSAAALVSVAPLIVVAFVVERFLSKGNLSGALK; encoded by the coding sequence ATGCCCAAGTTATATACCTTTTTAAAATATTTTTGTGTTATTCTTTGGTCTTGCTTCGTTATTGCTCCATTCTTATGGGCAATTTCTACTTCCTTTAAAGACTTTAACTCTGTAACTGGAGGGGCAACTTATATCCCCTGGTTACAGTTTGAACCGACACTCGATGGTTGGAGTGTTTTGTTTAAACCTGGATCACAGGGTGGAATCAACATCATCGGTCCTTACTTTAATAGTATCTTTGTGACCTTTACCGCAAGTTTTATTAGCATTGTTTTGGGTACATTATCTGCTTACGCTTTATCTCGTTATACTTTTAAAGCAGGTTTTGTTCAAAATAATGACATTACTTTCTTTTTCATCTCTCAGAGAATTATGCCTCCCGTGGTTCTTGCTATTCCATTTTTTCTTTTTCTTAGTACTTTGGGGTTACTTGATAGCTTGGCCGGTTTAATACTTGTTTACATCGTTCTACTGATGCCCATAGCCGTCTGGATTATGGTCGATTTTTTCAACCGCGTCCCAAAAGAAATTGATGAAACAGCTTTGATTGATGGGTGTAATCCTTTTCAAGCATTTTTCAAAGTAGTGCTTCCAAACTCAATTCCCGGTATGATCGTAGCTGGACTCTTCTGTATTATCTTTGGTTGGATTGATTTCTTCTTTGCATTTATTTTAACTTTTACAAATGTACAGCTTTTACCTGTGAAAATTGTTGCTCTGAACTCATCGATTACACCATGGTGGAGTTTATCAGCTGCAGCACTTGTATCCGTTGCACCACTTATTGTTGTCGCTTTTGTGGTAGAGCGCTTCTTATCAAAAGGAAATTTGTCTGGAGCTCTAAAATAA
- a CDS encoding UDP-glucose-4-epimerase (PFAM: NAD dependent epimerase/dehydratase family~TIGRFAM: UDP-glucose-4-epimerase), whose amino-acid sequence MKILVVGGAGYIGSHMLKRFQNTNYNIEILDNLSTGYKDNTLGYQLYNCDLADKDKLHSIIQKGKYDLVMHFASFINVGESYINPQKYYENNVTNTQNLLNSMVQNKILNFIFSSSAAVYGEPESIPISEEHTINPVNPYGQTKAIVEGVLKDYDSAYGLKSICLRYFNACGAHLDGSIGEQHKPETHLIPLVLQAASGRKESIVIYGEDYPTTDGTCIRDYIHVMDIAEAHLLALEFLKEKQISEIFNIGNNEGFSVKEIIEIAEEITQKKIKVNIQSKRKGDPARLIANNKKITDRLNWSAQYSDLKTIISSAWQWEKKLCSM is encoded by the coding sequence ATGAAAATTTTAGTTGTTGGTGGGGCCGGATATATCGGTTCTCACATGTTAAAACGATTTCAAAATACAAATTATAATATTGAAATATTAGATAATCTATCAACTGGCTACAAAGACAATACTTTGGGGTATCAACTTTATAATTGTGACCTAGCAGACAAGGATAAACTACATTCAATTATTCAAAAGGGAAAATATGATTTGGTAATGCATTTTGCTTCTTTTATCAATGTTGGAGAGTCTTACATCAACCCTCAAAAATATTATGAGAATAATGTCACTAATACTCAAAATCTTTTAAATTCTATGGTCCAAAACAAAATTTTAAATTTTATATTTTCCTCTTCAGCAGCAGTTTATGGTGAACCAGAATCAATACCTATATCCGAAGAACATACTATTAATCCTGTAAATCCTTATGGCCAGACCAAGGCTATTGTCGAGGGTGTTTTAAAAGATTATGACAGCGCCTATGGTTTAAAATCAATTTGCTTGAGATATTTTAATGCATGCGGTGCTCATCTTGATGGTTCTATTGGAGAACAACACAAACCAGAAACACATTTAATCCCCCTTGTTCTTCAAGCCGCATCGGGAAGAAAAGAAAGCATTGTTATTTATGGTGAAGATTATCCCACTACAGATGGGACCTGCATAAGAGATTACATCCATGTAATGGATATAGCAGAAGCACATCTTTTAGCTTTAGAATTTTTAAAAGAAAAACAAATCTCAGAAATATTTAATATCGGTAATAATGAAGGATTTAGCGTCAAAGAAATTATTGAAATTGCTGAAGAGATAACTCAAAAAAAAATAAAAGTTAATATTCAATCAAAGCGAAAAGGAGATCCGGCTCGATTAATTGCTAATAATAAAAAAATTACAGATCGCTTAAATTGGTCAGCTCAATATTCAGACTTAAAAACAATTATTTCTTCCGCTTGGCAATGGGAGAAGAAGCTATGCTCTATGTAA
- a CDS encoding carbohydrate ABC transporter, ATP-binding protein, CUT1 family (PFAM: ABC transporter) yields MAKIELNNIAHSYNSNDPKPVFALKEMSLSWADGGRYALLGPSGCGKTTMLNIMSGLVTPSHGKVMFDQRDVTRTITEERNIAQVFQFPVIYGTMSVYENLAFPLKCRQFPDDQIDKKVKEVAEILNLQDFLKNRAKGLTADQKQLISLGRGLVREDVAAILMDEPLTVIDPDLKFRLRRKLKEINAKYKTTLIYVTHDQNEAMTFADNIIVMDEGEVVQAGSPKDLFERPQTTFVGYFIGSPAMNLYECKSDSSNQVSIGSNNISVQTNLDSTNSSNLKLGIRSEYITVEQSSGANTIHADVVEVEDFGNYKLITAQQDSLRIKAKVKREQEVPSDKVYLKLPAEHCCVYADNKLI; encoded by the coding sequence ATGGCCAAAATAGAATTAAATAATATTGCTCATAGTTACAATTCTAATGACCCCAAACCGGTCTTTGCTCTCAAAGAAATGTCCTTATCATGGGCAGACGGTGGTCGTTATGCTTTATTAGGTCCATCTGGATGTGGTAAGACCACAATGTTGAATATCATGAGCGGTTTGGTGACCCCATCTCATGGAAAGGTGATGTTCGACCAAAGAGATGTGACACGCACCATTACTGAAGAGAGAAATATAGCTCAAGTATTCCAATTTCCTGTTATTTACGGAACCATGTCTGTTTATGAAAATCTAGCTTTTCCTCTTAAATGTCGTCAATTCCCTGATGATCAAATTGATAAAAAGGTAAAGGAAGTTGCAGAAATACTGAATTTACAGGACTTTTTAAAGAATAGAGCCAAAGGCCTTACAGCAGATCAAAAGCAATTAATATCTTTAGGCAGAGGTTTGGTAAGAGAGGATGTAGCCGCTATTCTTATGGACGAACCATTAACGGTTATTGATCCTGATTTGAAATTCCGCCTCCGTAGAAAATTAAAAGAGATTAACGCGAAATACAAAACAACATTAATTTATGTGACTCATGATCAAAATGAAGCAATGACTTTTGCAGATAATATTATCGTGATGGATGAAGGTGAGGTGGTTCAAGCCGGTTCCCCTAAGGACTTATTTGAGAGACCCCAAACTACTTTTGTGGGATATTTCATAGGATCCCCTGCAATGAATCTTTATGAATGTAAATCGGATAGTTCTAATCAGGTATCTATTGGATCGAATAATATTTCAGTTCAAACTAATTTAGACTCAACCAATTCCTCAAATTTGAAATTAGGTATTCGCTCAGAATACATCACTGTTGAACAGTCATCAGGTGCAAATACTATCCATGCTGATGTTGTTGAAGTAGAAGATTTTGGAAACTATAAGCTTATTACTGCTCAACAAGACTCCCTTCGTATCAAGGCCAAAGTAAAGCGAGAACAAGAAGTTCCTTCTGACAAAGTATATTTAAAACTCCCAGCAGAACATTGCTGTGTCTATGCTGATAACAAACTTATTTAA
- a CDS encoding galactokinase (PFAM: Galactokinase galactose-binding signature; GHMP kinases C terminal; GHMP kinases N terminal domain~TIGRFAM: galactokinase), giving the protein MSSIELFENYFQTKPAVTSFAHGRVNLIGEHTDYNNGYVLPTLISQSIEVSLRFRNDDQIKGVSSEFGDLKSTINSSKDGTWLDFVRGALFFIQKISPDIQGVDVAVHSTVPSSSGLSSSAALEIALLRSLTQLHGLSLKSQEMAKIGQQIEHQFVGTQCGIMDQMVSACGSIRQAIFLDCETLQTKSLPLFSNYTFIVIHSGSKRKLSVGSYNERKEETTAASKTLNVPSLRYASFDQINLIKDLTIRKRAKHIISENDRVIEATSCLEENDAKKFGELMYLSHQSMRDDYEISSDELNRVVESAKNNGALGARLTGAGFGGCVIVLTDSEKTELMAQSILSQCPHASLITTISGKLNS; this is encoded by the coding sequence ATGAGTAGTATCGAACTTTTCGAAAATTACTTTCAAACAAAACCTGCAGTAACAAGCTTTGCTCATGGAAGGGTAAATCTAATAGGGGAACATACTGATTATAATAATGGTTATGTTCTTCCTACTCTTATTTCACAATCGATTGAGGTAAGTCTAAGATTTAGAAATGATGATCAAATAAAAGGAGTTTCATCTGAATTTGGAGATTTAAAATCAACAATTAATTCCTCAAAGGATGGCACTTGGCTTGATTTCGTCAGAGGAGCTCTTTTTTTTATCCAAAAGATATCACCTGATATTCAAGGAGTTGATGTGGCTGTTCATTCTACAGTTCCTTCTAGTTCTGGACTGTCATCTTCAGCAGCTCTAGAAATTGCCTTACTTAGATCTTTAACTCAGTTACATGGTTTATCTTTGAAATCTCAAGAAATGGCGAAGATAGGTCAACAAATTGAACATCAGTTTGTGGGAACTCAATGTGGGATTATGGATCAAATGGTATCTGCTTGTGGCTCAATCAGACAGGCTATTTTTTTAGATTGTGAGACTCTTCAAACTAAATCTCTACCTCTTTTCTCCAACTATACATTTATTGTTATCCATTCTGGTAGTAAAAGAAAACTATCTGTAGGAAGCTACAATGAACGAAAAGAGGAAACTACAGCGGCCTCGAAAACTTTAAATGTCCCATCATTGCGATATGCTTCTTTCGATCAAATAAATTTAATCAAAGATTTAACAATTCGAAAAAGGGCAAAACATATTATTTCTGAAAATGATCGTGTAATCGAGGCTACCTCTTGTCTTGAAGAAAATGATGCAAAAAAATTTGGTGAACTCATGTATTTAAGTCATCAATCCATGAGAGACGACTATGAAATTTCTAGTGATGAACTCAATCGGGTTGTTGAGTCTGCAAAAAATAATGGCGCTTTAGGGGCCAGACTTACAGGAGCAGGTTTCGGGGGATGTGTAATAGTCTTAACAGATAGCGAAAAAACTGAGTTGATGGCACAGTCTATATTGAGTCAATGTCCTCATGCATCTTTGATTACAACAATTTCTGGGAAATTAAATTCCTAG
- a CDS encoding NAD-binding protein, 2-hydroxyacid dehydrogenase family (PFAM: D-isomer specific 2-hydroxyacid dehydrogenase, NAD binding domain; D-isomer specific 2-hydroxyacid dehydrogenase, catalytic domain~TIGRFAM: D-3-phosphoglycerate dehydrogenase): MKIGIVGSIHDLGWKVLQSQGHTIIDVKDTSVDSLKNELAEVSGIVLRTAKMPNEVIDACPHLQIIGRHGVGYDNVDLNYLNEKKIALGVTGTANAVSVAEHVMTFFLQLTKNIHLSDELTRKGGFQDKGSLPSFFELYQKNVVILGFGRIGQAVAKRCLGFEMNVYVYDPYVDDEKVKKLGCHSISKDEGFKIADFISVHLPLNDDTRNFINAKSFQKMKESCVVVNTARGGIINEDDLCEALQENKIRAAGLDVFEKEPPSTDHQLFKLSNILLTPHNAALTLECRKRMAVEVCETVSFYLNNKEKLNIQNIINRKELGI, from the coding sequence ATGAAAATAGGAATAGTAGGATCCATTCATGATCTAGGCTGGAAAGTTCTTCAATCCCAAGGTCATACTATTATTGATGTAAAAGACACTAGCGTAGACTCTTTGAAAAATGAGCTCGCTGAAGTTTCGGGTATCGTTCTTCGAACCGCAAAAATGCCCAATGAAGTCATTGATGCTTGTCCACATCTTCAAATTATTGGTCGTCATGGCGTAGGTTATGACAATGTCGATTTAAATTATTTAAATGAAAAAAAAATAGCTCTCGGTGTCACTGGTACAGCCAATGCTGTCAGCGTAGCAGAGCATGTGATGACATTTTTCTTACAGCTCACCAAAAATATTCACCTCTCTGATGAATTGACTCGCAAAGGGGGATTTCAAGATAAAGGAAGTTTGCCTTCTTTTTTTGAATTATACCAAAAAAATGTTGTTATTTTAGGTTTTGGCAGAATAGGTCAAGCAGTTGCCAAACGGTGTCTTGGATTTGAAATGAACGTTTATGTATATGACCCTTATGTCGATGATGAAAAAGTAAAAAAATTGGGTTGTCATTCTATTTCAAAAGATGAAGGTTTTAAAATTGCTGATTTTATCAGTGTCCACTTACCTTTAAATGACGATACCAGAAATTTTATTAATGCAAAAAGTTTTCAAAAAATGAAAGAGAGTTGTGTTGTTGTAAATACGGCGAGAGGAGGAATCATTAATGAGGATGACCTTTGTGAGGCACTTCAAGAAAACAAAATTCGAGCAGCTGGGCTTGATGTTTTTGAAAAAGAGCCTCCTTCAACAGATCATCAATTATTCAAATTATCAAACATTCTCCTTACACCACATAATGCTGCATTAACTTTGGAATGCCGAAAAAGAATGGCAGTAGAAGTTTGTGAAACTGTTTCTTTTTACCTAAACAACAAAGAGAAATTGAATATTCAAAATATCATCAATAGAAAAGAACTAGGAATTTAA
- a CDS encoding carbohydrate ABC transporter, ATP-binding protein, CUT1 family (PFAM: ABC transporter), translating into MSLSLGNIVFKPTEQYHLNDITLNFEPGKMYTILGRTLSGKTTLLKTIAGLQTPDSGNIQFEGKDFLAIPVWERNVAMVYQQFINYPHLNVKQNIEFPLKQRKMAPDLIEKEVSDAIQKVGLKGFEARKIQELSGGQQQRVALARSLAKKAKILLLDEPLVNLDYKLREGLREEFKKLFTGSEASQSIFIYASTDPLEAMQLNGDIIVIDEGKILQTGSAKEVFENPANAKVAEITNDPAMNLNRGKIENNKLILNNDIQFDLPPNLQSIQTGDYLVGIRATDLHLDDQGFDFQVDISEISGSETFLHLHNQDIKCVATIEEVKSYEVDENVKINFDLSKIYLFKESGELLYSPYQQ; encoded by the coding sequence ATGTCTTTGAGTTTAGGAAATATAGTTTTTAAACCGACTGAACAATATCATCTTAATGATATCACTCTGAATTTTGAGCCAGGAAAAATGTATACCATTCTTGGAAGAACCCTCTCTGGTAAAACTACTCTATTGAAAACAATCGCAGGATTACAAACGCCTGACTCTGGCAACATCCAATTTGAAGGCAAAGACTTTTTAGCTATTCCTGTCTGGGAGAGAAATGTTGCGATGGTATATCAGCAATTTATCAATTACCCGCACTTGAATGTTAAACAAAATATCGAATTTCCTTTAAAACAAAGAAAAATGGCCCCTGATCTGATTGAAAAAGAGGTCAGTGATGCCATTCAGAAAGTTGGCCTCAAAGGATTTGAGGCAAGAAAAATTCAAGAACTATCTGGTGGACAGCAACAGCGCGTAGCGTTAGCAAGATCTTTAGCTAAAAAGGCCAAGATCCTATTGTTGGATGAGCCACTTGTTAATTTAGATTACAAATTACGTGAAGGACTTAGAGAAGAGTTTAAGAAATTATTTACTGGCTCTGAGGCTTCACAATCCATCTTTATTTATGCGAGTACCGATCCTTTAGAGGCGATGCAACTAAATGGAGATATCATCGTCATTGATGAAGGTAAGATTCTTCAAACTGGTTCCGCAAAAGAAGTTTTTGAAAACCCAGCCAACGCAAAAGTAGCAGAAATTACTAATGATCCTGCTATGAATCTCAATAGAGGTAAAATTGAAAATAATAAATTAATCCTCAATAATGATATTCAATTCGATCTACCTCCAAACCTACAGTCTATTCAAACGGGGGATTATTTAGTAGGTATTCGCGCCACAGATTTACATTTAGACGATCAGGGATTCGATTTTCAAGTTGATATTTCTGAGATATCTGGATCAGAAACTTTTCTACATTTGCACAACCAAGACATTAAATGTGTTGCAACGATTGAAGAAGTAAAATCGTATGAGGTTGATGAGAACGTAAAAATCAATTTCGATTTATCAAAAATATATTTATTCAAGGAGTCAGGAGAGCTGCTTTATTCTCCTTATCAACAATAA